A window of Cohnella herbarum contains these coding sequences:
- a CDS encoding response regulator, with product MIRVLVVDDDKLVRKGLVSSMPWNAFGMEVVGEANNGDNALKFMESNKVDLLMTDLAMPVMSGIELMRIVRGKYPDVQIVVLTLHQDFEYVQEALRLGAIDYIAKIQLEREQFEEVLGRIIALMEQKDGLKGAGVAHDNWETTDGLFVCYSLHPNNEASRAEQGLPDQAMEAETGIWYWADSGPADFPLNPNYALVRFRGLKEMDRKSVMQMIKAYRKIDLFYDYHPSQPCLERNAEDISQQDNTESSLAIDRIKEQWGSADWIYEISVFDRLLRELQALRLPPIRMARIFYSLSDEWNRLYEPILPEPILIEDFFPSWYRFEEWLTKVRDGIRQANTKPLFSEEIQYSIVKAMNLAKQRISEPISAADIALMVNMSGSYFSQCFKQYVGQTYTDYVRDIRMERAKEYLKSTTKTIQWIAEQIGYNDEKYFSRLFREHVGLLPSEYRNTAGQK from the coding sequence ATGATCCGCGTGCTCGTCGTAGACGATGACAAGTTGGTCCGCAAAGGACTCGTATCCTCCATGCCCTGGAACGCATTCGGCATGGAGGTCGTAGGGGAAGCGAATAACGGAGACAATGCGCTGAAGTTCATGGAATCGAACAAAGTGGATCTCTTGATGACGGATTTGGCGATGCCGGTCATGTCCGGCATCGAGCTCATGAGAATCGTAAGGGGCAAATATCCCGACGTTCAAATCGTCGTATTGACGTTGCATCAGGATTTCGAGTACGTACAGGAAGCTTTAAGATTGGGAGCGATCGATTATATCGCCAAGATTCAGCTCGAAAGAGAACAGTTCGAGGAAGTATTGGGCAGAATCATCGCGCTGATGGAGCAAAAGGATGGCTTAAAAGGCGCGGGAGTCGCTCATGATAATTGGGAGACAACCGACGGATTGTTCGTATGTTATTCGCTTCATCCGAACAATGAAGCCTCCCGCGCGGAGCAAGGGTTACCCGACCAAGCCATGGAAGCGGAAACGGGGATTTGGTATTGGGCGGATAGCGGGCCGGCTGACTTCCCGTTAAACCCGAATTACGCGTTGGTTCGATTTCGCGGGCTCAAGGAAATGGATCGCAAGAGCGTTATGCAGATGATTAAAGCCTATCGGAAAATCGATCTGTTCTACGATTATCATCCTTCACAGCCTTGCCTAGAGAGGAATGCGGAAGATATCTCGCAGCAGGACAATACGGAAAGCAGCTTAGCGATTGATCGGATCAAAGAACAATGGGGATCGGCGGATTGGATTTATGAGATTTCCGTCTTCGATCGGCTGCTCCGGGAGTTGCAAGCTTTACGATTGCCGCCGATTCGGATGGCCCGGATTTTCTATTCCTTATCCGACGAGTGGAACAGGCTGTATGAGCCGATTTTACCCGAACCAATCTTAATCGAGGATTTCTTCCCAAGCTGGTATCGGTTCGAAGAATGGTTGACGAAAGTAAGGGACGGGATCAGGCAAGCGAATACGAAGCCGTTGTTCTCCGAGGAGATTCAATATAGCATCGTGAAAGCGATGAATTTGGCCAAGCAACGAATAAGCGAACCGATCTCCGCCGCGGATATCGCCCTTATGGTCAATATGAGCGGCAGCTATTTCAGCCAATGCTTCAAGCAGTACGTGGGCCAAACCTACACGGATTATGTCAGGGACATCCGAATGGAGAGAGCGAAGGAGTATCTGAAGAGTACGACGAAGACCATTCAATGGATCGCGGAGCAGATCGGTTATAACGACGAGAAGTACTTCAGCCGATTATTTCGCGAGCATGTGGGACTTCTGCCTAGCGAATACAGGAATACCGCGGGACAAAAATAA
- a CDS encoding family 78 glycoside hydrolase catalytic domain, translating into MSIIAKSTPWKGNWIWGGSEQSPRNEWRWFRSSFVCPRDLEISAKAVLWITADSRYELYVNGTRVGRGPVRYYSTDIFYDGHEIGYLLRRGEVNTIAVQAMHFGVSNFAYLRGRGGLLAQLDAISGDQEITLAKTGADWKTFVHAGQDPAISRMSCQTAFAERIDGRQLAEDWTSTDYSDADWQQATVIGPVGMEPWVRLHPRDIPYLTEEPVLPTRVISLNRVVPYRLTAFIDAYHLMKTPGEENANQIRFCGAFATVLRLREEAEVKVVLHVGGLGIVRLGERLYTEEQLEGEPPLAHIRAQLPAGDHLLLYTVYGPEHGHSNRVGVDADQEIEWISPLEAEVGYGEPMSPFVRIGPSFTYTCIDYVDQYELFSSWETEKIRFADRISSLSSIDDLRESGYPLESVPHGLANGEDSFMPQFAKRESEAYSVPANLQRIAVASTDPGVVPLFDDGDTEFMLDFGKEWSGFLEFELEAEAGVTVDWYGIEYRKDTYVQHTFGLDNTLRYVTREGIQRYASPVRRGLRYLIVTVRGANKPVLVRDVRLVQSNYPAPEIGVFQCSDDRLGRVWDLSKHTTKLCMEDTFVDCPAYEQTFWVGDSRNEALVNYYTFGGTDIVERCLRLVPGSEFQTPLYGDQVPSAWTSVIPNWTFFWIVACREYAEHTGNRSFAAEMLPPILSTLRQYLTLLNSDDLLDMKGWNLLDWAPIDQPDDGIVTHQNVMLKKALEEAVAIAEFAGTPERGKECAEFAVRMKSAINRHLWSDERKAYLDCIHPGGRRSSVFSMQTQVMALLADVAEGERYATLNAYLTATPEGFVPIGSPFMSFFYYETLMKNGNVQWMLDDIRDNYGFMLDNDATTCWEMYGHTTMNRANENDLTRSHCHAWSAAPGYFLGAYVLGVRPAAPGWAKVVIEPSNGDLRWAKGTVPLPLSGCIDVAWEAEKGEISSLVVTAPEHTELDIRVPAACTVNIRRVKQLPESG; encoded by the coding sequence AGGCAATTGGATTTGGGGAGGTTCCGAACAAAGCCCGCGCAACGAATGGCGTTGGTTCAGAAGTTCGTTCGTCTGTCCGCGCGATCTGGAAATTTCGGCAAAAGCCGTATTATGGATTACCGCGGACTCCCGTTACGAGCTTTACGTTAATGGAACGAGAGTCGGGAGGGGACCCGTTCGGTATTATTCTACGGATATCTTCTACGACGGCCATGAAATCGGATATCTTCTGCGGCGCGGCGAAGTCAACACGATCGCGGTGCAAGCGATGCACTTCGGCGTCTCTAACTTCGCCTATTTGAGGGGACGGGGCGGATTGCTCGCCCAATTAGACGCGATCTCGGGAGACCAAGAGATCACGCTTGCCAAGACGGGGGCCGACTGGAAGACGTTCGTTCATGCCGGGCAAGATCCGGCAATCTCGCGCATGTCCTGTCAGACTGCGTTCGCGGAACGTATCGACGGCAGACAACTTGCGGAAGATTGGACGTCTACCGATTATTCGGATGCCGATTGGCAGCAGGCGACGGTCATTGGACCGGTAGGGATGGAGCCATGGGTGAGGCTCCATCCGAGGGACATTCCGTATTTGACGGAGGAGCCCGTTCTGCCCACGCGCGTCATCTCATTAAACAGAGTTGTCCCTTATCGGTTGACGGCTTTTATCGACGCATACCATTTAATGAAGACTCCCGGCGAAGAGAATGCCAATCAGATCCGATTCTGCGGCGCTTTCGCTACGGTGCTTCGGTTGCGAGAAGAAGCGGAAGTCAAGGTCGTGCTCCACGTCGGCGGTCTCGGTATCGTTCGGTTAGGAGAGAGGCTTTACACCGAAGAGCAATTGGAAGGGGAGCCGCCGCTTGCTCATATTCGCGCCCAATTGCCCGCGGGCGATCATTTATTGCTATACACGGTGTACGGTCCCGAACACGGTCATAGTAACCGGGTGGGAGTAGACGCGGATCAAGAAATCGAGTGGATCTCTCCTCTCGAGGCGGAGGTTGGCTATGGCGAGCCGATGTCTCCGTTCGTCCGCATCGGACCCTCCTTTACGTACACATGCATTGATTACGTCGACCAATATGAATTATTTTCTTCTTGGGAAACCGAGAAGATCCGATTCGCCGATCGAATAAGCTCTCTATCGAGCATCGACGACCTGCGGGAATCGGGATATCCGTTAGAGTCTGTTCCGCATGGCTTAGCTAACGGGGAAGATTCGTTCATGCCGCAGTTCGCCAAACGCGAATCCGAAGCGTATTCCGTTCCCGCCAATCTTCAACGTATCGCCGTCGCTTCCACGGACCCTGGCGTTGTGCCCTTGTTCGACGATGGAGACACCGAATTTATGCTCGACTTCGGCAAGGAGTGGAGCGGGTTCTTGGAATTCGAACTGGAGGCCGAGGCGGGAGTTACGGTCGATTGGTACGGCATCGAATATCGGAAGGATACGTACGTTCAGCATACGTTCGGGTTGGACAATACGCTGCGTTACGTGACGCGCGAAGGGATTCAACGTTATGCGTCGCCTGTCCGCAGAGGGTTGCGATATTTGATCGTAACGGTCCGTGGCGCCAACAAACCGGTGCTCGTCCGCGATGTTCGGCTCGTTCAAAGCAACTATCCGGCTCCCGAAATCGGTGTTTTCCAGTGCTCGGACGATAGGCTGGGCCGGGTTTGGGACCTATCCAAGCATACGACGAAGCTTTGCATGGAAGACACTTTCGTCGATTGTCCCGCTTACGAGCAGACATTCTGGGTGGGTGACAGTCGCAACGAAGCGCTCGTCAATTACTATACGTTCGGCGGGACGGACATCGTGGAACGATGCCTTCGGCTTGTTCCGGGTTCCGAATTTCAGACGCCGTTATACGGAGACCAGGTGCCTAGCGCATGGACGAGCGTCATTCCGAACTGGACGTTCTTCTGGATCGTCGCTTGCCGGGAGTACGCCGAGCATACGGGAAACCGATCATTCGCGGCGGAAATGCTCCCTCCGATCTTATCGACGTTGCGTCAGTATTTGACGCTGCTTAATTCCGACGACCTGCTGGATATGAAGGGATGGAACCTGCTCGACTGGGCGCCGATCGATCAACCGGACGACGGAATCGTAACGCACCAGAACGTCATGTTGAAGAAGGCGCTGGAAGAGGCGGTCGCCATTGCCGAATTCGCGGGAACGCCCGAACGGGGCAAGGAATGCGCGGAGTTCGCCGTCAGAATGAAATCGGCGATCAATCGGCATCTCTGGAGCGACGAACGCAAAGCCTATCTCGATTGCATTCATCCGGGAGGGCGTCGCTCGTCCGTATTCAGCATGCAGACGCAAGTGATGGCGCTGCTGGCAGACGTTGCTGAGGGGGAGCGATATGCGACGCTGAATGCTTACTTGACGGCTACGCCGGAAGGGTTCGTTCCGATCGGAAGCCCGTTCATGTCCTTCTTCTATTACGAAACGCTGATGAAAAACGGCAACGTGCAATGGATGCTCGACGACATCCGCGATAACTACGGGTTTATGCTCGATAACGATGCGACGACATGCTGGGAGATGTACGGGCACACGACGATGAATCGCGCGAACGAGAATGATTTGACCCGCAGCCATTGCCACGCCTGGTCTGCCGCGCCAGGCTATTTTCTCGGCGCATACGTGTTAGGCGTGCGGCCAGCCGCTCCGGGGTGGGCTAAGGTCGTTATCGAACCGTCGAACGGAGATTTACGTTGGGCCAAGGGAACCGTGCCCCTGCCGTTAAGCGGGTGTATCGATGTCGCTTGGGAGGCCGAGAAGGGGGAAATCTCCTCGCTCGTCGTGACGGCTCCCGAACATACGGAGCTCGATATTCGTGTTCCGGCGGCTTGTACCGTCAACATTAGACGGGTGAAGCAGCTCCCGGAAAGTGGCTGA
- a CDS encoding Uma2 family endonuclease, giving the protein MNDSKDGKAPKIKKTHGTYFIEERYEIIGGVRYDFLSSPKYVHQNVLGRLHVAFHSTCAQDGIILMAPMDVHFDEENILQPDILYIRTENKEIIRDGYVYGVPDLVVEILSDSTARNDKTIKKATYERFGVQEYWLIEPVYRLVDQFALVEGEYRLLATWTEEDRLVSSSVPCLSIELSAVFEKDD; this is encoded by the coding sequence ATGAACGACAGTAAGGACGGGAAAGCGCCTAAAATTAAGAAGACGCACGGAACCTATTTCATAGAAGAGAGATATGAAATTATCGGAGGAGTGAGATACGATTTCCTTTCCTCTCCGAAATACGTTCACCAGAACGTGCTTGGGAGGCTCCATGTGGCATTTCATTCAACTTGTGCGCAAGACGGAATCATCCTGATGGCTCCGATGGACGTCCATTTCGATGAGGAAAATATTTTACAGCCGGACATTCTGTATATCCGCACGGAGAACAAGGAAATTATTCGAGACGGATACGTATACGGAGTACCCGACCTGGTCGTGGAAATTCTGTCGGACAGTACGGCGCGCAATGACAAAACGATCAAGAAGGCAACGTACGAAAGGTTCGGAGTCCAGGAATATTGGCTAATCGAGCCCGTCTACCGGCTCGTGGATCAATTCGCGCTCGTCGAAGGCGAATATCGGCTCCTTGCGACCTGGACGGAGGAGGACAGGCTTGTTTCTTCTTCCGTTCCTTGCCTCTCTATCGAGCTATCTGCCGTTTTCGAGAAGGATGATTAA
- a CDS encoding sensor histidine kinase, producing the protein MTPFICLGFISFFTIDSIIGNKVENALQSNVKQDLMTLENTLNNLNHVSQQLAYGGGMNKLFEQLDGEKEPYERLRLMNEIRSELNNISFSNPNVGLLMYYDADNRSYNFENFSVRGTFSPDKLPVMGEYPEITYYGPHKSYNGSINQFVFSIMRKVNLLDQDVYLYIETGRNALQSLFAPQNRKEGTRRLLLLDNSGRIAFSEVPQVFSENRMFPELDENVRSGYSGRYFWNKEVSNQGWSLVSVVPEQELNRERNQWLMQIMGIFLIFLVVAMFFAWVLWKMVYRPLDHFHKEIKSLIHSNAKEHTELTHIPEFDYLLYQTRSMKGKIWALYEEIEQKEKRRADLEVEKLLYQINPHFLMNTLDTVHWLALMNGQEEIDKLVLSLNRLLYYNLGKMGEASTIGDEIEALKEYLQLQQIRYDFRFDVDIDVDEKSLALRSPRFLLQPLVENALYHGVSDEGYIYVGVEFQEDGLQITIQDNGAGMSQATIDRLLHEDTKESHKVGMGIGMIYVKRILQANYGDAAKLQIRSEIGKGTVVSLRLPSLGGERTP; encoded by the coding sequence TTGACTCCTTTTATTTGTCTTGGGTTCATCTCCTTCTTCACCATTGATTCCATCATCGGCAATAAGGTGGAAAACGCGCTTCAGAGCAATGTGAAGCAGGACTTGATGACACTGGAGAACACGCTCAACAACCTGAACCATGTGTCGCAACAGTTGGCCTACGGCGGGGGAATGAACAAGCTATTCGAACAGTTGGACGGGGAAAAGGAGCCCTATGAGCGGCTGCGTCTGATGAATGAAATTCGAAGCGAGCTGAACAACATTTCTTTTTCCAACCCGAACGTAGGATTGCTGATGTATTACGATGCCGATAATCGCTCCTACAATTTCGAGAATTTCAGCGTGCGGGGAACCTTCTCGCCGGACAAGCTGCCAGTCATGGGGGAATATCCGGAAATCACCTATTACGGCCCCCACAAAAGCTATAACGGTTCGATTAATCAGTTCGTGTTCAGCATCATGCGCAAAGTGAATTTATTGGACCAGGACGTCTATTTATACATAGAGACCGGCCGGAATGCGCTCCAGTCGTTGTTCGCCCCCCAGAATCGGAAAGAAGGTACGCGCCGGTTGTTACTGTTGGATAACTCGGGACGGATCGCTTTCAGCGAAGTACCTCAAGTCTTTTCCGAAAATCGAATGTTCCCCGAGCTGGATGAGAATGTAAGGTCGGGATATTCAGGACGGTATTTCTGGAATAAGGAAGTGAGCAACCAAGGCTGGAGTCTCGTCTCCGTCGTCCCGGAGCAAGAATTGAATCGGGAGCGGAACCAGTGGTTAATGCAGATCATGGGCATTTTCCTCATTTTCCTCGTTGTCGCCATGTTCTTCGCTTGGGTGTTATGGAAAATGGTCTACCGCCCTCTGGATCATTTTCATAAGGAAATCAAGTCGCTGATCCACTCGAACGCCAAGGAGCATACGGAGCTGACCCATATTCCGGAGTTTGATTATTTGCTCTATCAGACCCGCAGCATGAAGGGTAAAATCTGGGCTCTATATGAAGAGATCGAGCAGAAGGAGAAGCGGAGAGCCGATCTGGAGGTTGAGAAGCTGCTGTATCAAATCAATCCCCATTTCCTCATGAATACGTTGGATACGGTCCATTGGCTGGCGCTTATGAACGGGCAAGAGGAGATAGACAAGCTGGTACTCAGCCTGAACAGGTTGCTCTATTACAATCTCGGGAAAATGGGAGAAGCCTCGACCATCGGCGACGAGATCGAAGCTTTGAAGGAATATTTGCAATTACAGCAGATCCGGTACGATTTCCGGTTCGACGTGGACATTGACGTGGACGAGAAAAGCCTTGCGCTCCGGAGCCCGCGGTTTCTACTGCAGCCCTTGGTGGAAAACGCGCTCTATCACGGGGTAAGCGATGAAGGGTATATCTACGTCGGCGTGGAGTTCCAGGAGGACGGATTGCAGATTACGATCCAGGACAACGGAGCGGGAATGTCGCAAGCAACGATAGACAGGCTGCTGCACGAGGATACGAAGGAAAGTCATAAGGTAGGGATGGGTATCGGCATGATCTATGTAAAAAGGATACTGCAAGCGAATTACGGAGATGCGGCAAAATTGCAAATCAGAAGCGAGATCGGCAAAGGAACGGTCGTTTCCTTGCGCTTGCCGAGTTTAGGCGGTGAACGAACGCCATGA